A DNA window from Neochlamydia sp. AcF84 contains the following coding sequences:
- a CDS encoding leucine-rich repeat domain-containing protein — protein MNPSSSANIEHLPNEILVPILKACASPSLFSVCGRWRHLLTNEVMPSLYWQIGKVHVPQGDVAKQVIVLDRIYKLEEELSKTAKVNAIFKQTFTLASSLSPLELEFKWITEEKRYLTLTNYSSYLVNINRLLVWKKIPGAEKYLDQEKIKYLPLEKKGELFREWIIRYGKNITSLNLTGTGLTSLPPEIGQISQLRGLYLSSNQLVSLPAEIGHLSQLEMLNLEYNQLNTLPAEIGQLSQLQELYLNNNQLAFLPAEIGQLSQLQELYLNSNQLAFLPAEIGHLSQLEVLNLSNNQRTAFPAEIGRLSQLQKLYLSSNQLTSLPAEIGQLSQLQELYLEGNQLATLPAEIGQLSQLEYFHLEGNQLATLPAEIGQLSQLEYLHLEGNQIATLPAEIGQLSQLKVLYLKNNQLTGLLAGIGQLSQLQELYLDNNQLTSLPAEIGQLSQLECLYLNNNHLTSLPAEIGQLPALRKLQVKENPLENIPNIIKQRFCL, from the coding sequence ATGAACCCTAGCTCTTCTGCCAACATTGAGCATTTACCTAATGAAATACTAGTCCCTATTTTAAAGGCTTGTGCTAGCCCTTCCTTATTTAGCGTATGTGGAAGATGGCGCCATCTGCTAACTAACGAGGTCATGCCTTCTCTTTATTGGCAAATAGGTAAAGTGCATGTTCCTCAAGGAGATGTTGCTAAGCAGGTTATTGTTCTAGATAGGATTTATAAGCTAGAAGAAGAGCTTTCCAAAACAGCAAAGGTAAATGCCATCTTTAAACAAACCTTCACTCTAGCTAGCTCTCTTTCACCTTTAGAATTAGAATTTAAATGGATAACCGAGGAAAAAAGATATCTTACTCTGACTAATTACTCTTCTTATCTGGTGAATATTAATCGCCTGTTAGTGTGGAAAAAAATTCCTGGTGCAGAGAAATACTTAGACCAAGAAAAAATCAAGTATTTGCCTTTAGAAAAGAAAGGAGAGCTGTTTAGAGAGTGGATCATAAGATATGGCAAAAATATTACGAGCTTAAATTTAACAGGGACTGGCTTGACTTCTTTACCCCCAGAGATAGGGCAGATATCACAGCTAAGAGGCCTTTACTTAAGCAGCAACCAGCTTGTCTCCCTTCCAGCAGAGATAGGACACCTATCGCAACTGGAAATGCTTAACTTAGAATACAACCAGCTAAACACTCTACCTGCGGAAATTGGGCAGCTTTCTCAGCTGCAAGAGCTTTACTTAAACAACAACCAGCTTGCTTTCCTTCCAGCAGAGATAGGGCAGCTTTCTCAGCTGCAAGAGCTTTACTTAAACAGCAACCAGCTTGCTTTCCTTCCAGCAGAGATAGGACACCTATCGCAACTGGAAGTGCTTAACTTAAGCAATAACCAACGCACCGCCTTTCCCGCAGAGATAGGGCGGCTATCGCAGCTGCAAAAGCTTTACTTAAGCAGCAACCAGCTAACCTCTCTTCCTGCGGAAATTGGGCAGCTTTCTCAGCTGCAAGAGCTTTACTTAGAAGGCAACCAGCTTGCTACTCTTCCTGCAGAGATAGGGCAGCTATCTCAGCTAGAATATTTTCACTTAGAAGGTAACCAGCTTGCTACTCTTCCTGCAGAGATAGGGCAGCTTTCTCAGCTAGAATATCTTCACTTAGAAGGTAACCAGATAGCTACTCTTCCTGCAGAGATAGGGCAGCTATCGCAACTAAAAGTGCTTTACTTAAAAAACAATCAGCTTACTGGCCTTCTTGCCGGAATAGGGCAGCTTTCTCAGCTGCAAGAGCTCTACTTAGATAACAACCAGCTAACCTCTCTTCCTGCCGAGATAGGACAGCTTTCTCAGCTGGAGTGTCTTTACTTAAACAACAACCACCTTACCTCACTCCCTGCCGAGATAGGACAGCTACCAGCTCTACGAAAGCTTCAGGTGAAAGAAAATCCGCTGGAAAATATTCCAAATATAATAAAGCAGCGTTTTTGCTTGTAA
- a CDS encoding ABC transporter substrate-binding protein produces the protein MLIWWSVAFKPSNDQLSDLYPPCPSSKPLPSIFKYLSTLQRENIHQALNGDYSMMSKLITDWDHDAQIMEQYGYNTVKRLLREDFLRCQLLARQINNSTREDLNLLHDHYRLPSIQDDNGNIFDLSTSYKRFLPQTFVAASFLLALSEPELIVALPAGMRKQAAIYPKKLTHLIALDADRYHTEKLYNAHPDIAFVADYSNPSTLEALKKQGIPLFTLKHVNSPEEVQNALLRIGHIINRPIEAELLNYFVEAAMLAIDNRFNMISSTFPSTHLPPKVLFLKHHLTFSTPSSHTLTGKLLNRMGVKQLLGSAGNSHKHTWTLPIHQEHIRQMDPDYIIIATSDMDINKRNFLKNQLFRLLKEKTNKPIAFVNEAIQESPSQYMVLAYYDLYTALTRVN, from the coding sequence ATGCTCATCTGGTGGTCTGTAGCTTTTAAACCATCTAATGATCAATTATCCGACCTGTATCCCCCTTGTCCTTCCTCTAAGCCCCTACCCTCTATATTTAAATACCTCTCTACTCTCCAACGTGAAAACATTCATCAAGCGTTAAATGGAGATTACTCCATGATGAGTAAGCTCATCACTGACTGGGACCATGATGCTCAAATCATGGAGCAGTATGGCTATAACACTGTCAAGCGCTTGTTAAGAGAGGATTTTCTAAGATGCCAGCTTTTGGCAAGGCAAATTAATAATAGTACTAGAGAAGATCTTAACCTTCTTCATGATCATTACCGTCTTCCCTCTATTCAAGATGATAATGGGAACATATTTGATTTATCAACTTCTTATAAACGCTTTCTTCCGCAAACTTTTGTGGCAGCAAGCTTTTTGTTAGCGCTTAGTGAGCCCGAATTGATCGTTGCTTTACCCGCTGGAATGCGCAAGCAGGCCGCTATCTATCCTAAAAAGCTCACCCATCTTATTGCTTTAGATGCAGATCGCTATCATACAGAAAAATTGTACAATGCCCACCCTGATATCGCTTTTGTAGCAGACTATTCAAACCCCTCCACACTGGAAGCCTTAAAAAAGCAAGGGATCCCCCTCTTTACTTTAAAGCATGTTAACTCACCTGAAGAAGTTCAAAATGCCCTACTTCGTATTGGACACATCATCAATCGCCCGATAGAAGCTGAGCTACTAAATTATTTTGTTGAAGCGGCTATGCTAGCTATTGATAATCGCTTTAACATGATAAGCAGTACCTTCCCTTCTACCCATCTACCCCCTAAAGTTCTTTTCCTTAAGCACCATCTGACCTTTTCAACGCCTTCCTCTCATACCCTTACAGGCAAGCTACTCAATCGTATGGGCGTTAAACAATTATTGGGCAGCGCGGGAAATTCACATAAGCACACTTGGACACTACCCATCCATCAAGAGCACATTAGACAGATGGATCCAGATTATATCATTATTGCTACCTCTGATATGGATATTAATAAGCGTAATTTCCTTAAAAACCAACTCTTCCGCCTATTAAAAGAAAAGACAAATAAACCTATTGCTTTTGTAAATGAAGCCATTCAAGAAAGTCCTTCCCAGTATATGGTTTTGGCTTATTATGATTTGTATACAGCGTTAACGCGAGTCAATTAA
- the groL gene encoding chaperonin GroEL (60 kDa chaperone family; promotes refolding of misfolded polypeptides especially under stressful conditions; forms two stacked rings of heptamers to form a barrel-shaped 14mer; ends can be capped by GroES; misfolded proteins enter the barrel where they are refolded when GroES binds), which yields MSSAPKQIIFEEEAREKLLAGIKELSTIVAFTLGPRGRNVGLEKSWGAPTITNDGSTIVKDISLKDQYKNMGISMAKEVVQKMKETCGDGTTRATLLLGAMVENGIKLIASGASPISVKRGIDKAVEAIVNEIDKQAISVQSDREILSIANVAASGDEEVGKMIAEAIKKVGKNGVITIEEAKGTDTTLEMVEGMRFDRGYLSAYFCTNNDKMIVEMENPQILLIDRKINSIHELLPILQSVATTGKNLLIVAEDLEGEALSTLVVNKLRGTLKVAAVKAPGFGDRRKAMLEDIAILTGAGVVSEETGISMKEIPDHVLGSAEKVIITKEHTTIMNGAGQPDAIQARVKQIENEINNTTSTYDKEKLEERKAKLSGGVAVVRVGAVTEVELKPKKQLFEDSLNSTKAAIEGGIVPGGGVAFIRASQIVPTLKLEGDEALGAKIVATACEAPLKQIVFNAGHDGLVMLAEVRQASANFGFNVMSEKIEDLVASGVVDPAKVIKNALTYSASVAGIVLISEALIGDAEEEEEKQK from the coding sequence ATGTCTTCTGCACCAAAACAAATTATATTTGAAGAAGAAGCCCGCGAAAAGCTACTTGCGGGTATTAAAGAACTTTCCACAATTGTAGCATTCACTCTTGGACCACGGGGTCGAAACGTTGGCTTAGAAAAATCATGGGGAGCGCCTACCATCACTAACGATGGAAGTACGATTGTCAAAGACATTAGCTTAAAAGATCAGTATAAAAACATGGGTATTTCCATGGCTAAAGAAGTCGTACAGAAGATGAAGGAAACCTGTGGGGATGGAACTACGCGAGCCACCTTACTTTTAGGAGCGATGGTAGAAAATGGCATTAAATTAATTGCCTCCGGTGCAAGCCCTATCAGCGTGAAAAGAGGGATTGACAAAGCTGTTGAAGCAATAGTGAACGAAATAGATAAGCAAGCTATCTCTGTACAAAGTGATCGGGAGATCCTTTCTATTGCCAATGTGGCAGCTTCTGGTGATGAAGAAGTGGGCAAAATGATTGCCGAAGCTATAAAAAAAGTAGGTAAGAATGGCGTAATCACCATTGAAGAGGCCAAAGGGACAGATACAACTTTAGAGATGGTAGAGGGGATGCGTTTTGACCGTGGCTACTTGAGCGCTTACTTTTGTACGAACAACGACAAAATGATTGTCGAAATGGAAAATCCTCAGATTCTCCTTATCGATCGTAAAATTAATAGCATTCATGAATTATTGCCCATCTTGCAGTCAGTCGCTACCACAGGTAAAAATCTACTCATTGTTGCTGAAGATCTAGAAGGAGAGGCATTATCTACGCTGGTAGTAAACAAACTAAGAGGAACTTTGAAAGTAGCCGCTGTGAAAGCTCCCGGATTTGGGGATAGACGCAAAGCTATGCTAGAAGATATTGCTATCTTGACTGGAGCAGGAGTAGTGTCGGAGGAGACAGGAATTTCCATGAAAGAAATTCCTGATCATGTCCTAGGATCTGCCGAAAAAGTTATTATCACTAAAGAGCATACCACTATTATGAATGGTGCTGGCCAGCCCGATGCTATCCAAGCCAGAGTGAAGCAAATTGAAAACGAAATTAATAACACCACTAGCACTTATGACAAAGAAAAGCTAGAAGAACGTAAAGCTAAATTAAGTGGTGGAGTAGCAGTCGTTCGTGTAGGAGCAGTGACTGAAGTCGAGCTCAAGCCCAAAAAGCAACTTTTCGAAGATAGTTTAAACTCCACCAAAGCTGCTATTGAAGGTGGCATTGTGCCTGGTGGAGGGGTGGCTTTTATTCGTGCTAGCCAAATTGTCCCTACCCTTAAACTGGAAGGTGACGAAGCCCTTGGAGCTAAAATTGTGGCCACTGCCTGCGAAGCACCTCTTAAGCAAATCGTATTTAATGCTGGACATGATGGATTAGTAATGCTAGCAGAAGTGCGACAAGCAAGCGCCAATTTTGGCTTCAACGTAATGAGTGAAAAGATTGAAGATTTAGTAGCTAGTGGCGTAGTAGACCCGGCTAAAGTCATAAAAAATGCATTAACCTATTCGGCTTCCGTAGCAGGTATTGTGCTGATTTCTGAAGCGCTTATCGGCGATGCTGAAGAAGAGGAAGAAAAACAGAAATAA